In one Massilia endophytica genomic region, the following are encoded:
- the secF gene encoding protein translocase subunit SecF, with the protein MEFFRIHKDIPFMRHALVFNVVSALTFVAAVFFLVHKGLHLSIEFKGGTVMEVKYPKAANLPAIRHTLESLGYEQPEVTSFDTARDAMIRLPIAEGSNTADTSRKVFEALCKAEQGSTKQFDTVTPKGEHIAKLGCVDAAGAESVQLQKVEFVGPQVGEELAQNGLNALVMVVVGVMIYLAIRFEWKFAVAAIVANLHDVVIILGFFAFFQWEFSLTVLAAVLAVLGYSVNESVVIFDRIRENFRKQRKMSVHEVIDNAITSTISRTIITHGCTQMMVLSMLFLGGPTLHFFAIALTIGICFGIYSSVFVAAAVAMWLGVKREDLIKPVKEKDETDGAVV; encoded by the coding sequence ATGGAATTTTTCCGCATTCACAAAGACATTCCGTTCATGCGCCACGCGCTGGTGTTCAACGTCGTTTCGGCGTTGACCTTCGTGGCGGCCGTGTTCTTCCTGGTCCACAAGGGTCTGCACCTGTCCATCGAGTTCAAGGGCGGCACGGTGATGGAGGTGAAGTACCCGAAGGCAGCCAACCTGCCGGCCATCCGCCACACCCTGGAGAGCCTGGGCTACGAGCAGCCTGAAGTCACCAGTTTCGACACGGCGCGCGACGCCATGATCCGCCTGCCGATCGCCGAAGGCTCGAACACCGCCGACACCTCGCGCAAGGTCTTCGAGGCGCTGTGCAAGGCCGAACAGGGCAGCACGAAGCAGTTCGACACCGTGACCCCGAAGGGCGAGCACATCGCCAAGCTGGGCTGCGTTGACGCGGCGGGCGCCGAGTCGGTGCAGCTGCAGAAGGTGGAATTCGTCGGCCCGCAGGTGGGCGAGGAACTGGCGCAGAACGGCCTGAACGCCCTTGTCATGGTGGTGGTTGGCGTGATGATCTACCTGGCCATCCGCTTCGAATGGAAATTCGCGGTCGCCGCCATCGTGGCAAACCTGCACGACGTGGTGATCATTCTCGGCTTCTTCGCCTTCTTCCAGTGGGAATTCTCGCTGACGGTGCTGGCCGCCGTGCTGGCGGTGCTGGGCTACTCGGTGAACGAGTCGGTGGTTATCTTCGACCGTATCCGCGAGAACTTCCGCAAGCAGCGCAAGATGAGCGTGCACGAAGTGATCGACAACGCGATCACCTCCACCATCTCGCGTACCATCATCACCCACGGCTGCACGCAGATGATGGTGCTGTCCATGCTCTTCCTGGGCGGCCCGACGCTGCACTTCTTCGCCATAGCACTGACCATCGGCATCTGCTTCGGTATCTACTCTTCCGTGTTCGTTGCCGCGGCCGTGGCCATGTGGCTGGGCGTGAAGCGTGAAGACCTGATCAAGCCGGTCAAGGAAAAGGACGAAACGGACGGCGCCGTCGTTTAA
- a CDS encoding gluconokinase, with protein MDGQGGQLWVVMGVSGCGKSSIGALLAQSLGARFIEGDSFHLPASVAKMTAGIPLDDADRMPWLELLQQEIRKAADAGEGLVLACSSLKRRYRDVLRAGAPSLRFAHLAGSPEVIAVRMSQRPGHFMPTSLLESQFAVLEPLQPDEAGLSLDLLKEPQAIVADILNGR; from the coding sequence ATGGACGGACAAGGTGGACAACTCTGGGTGGTGATGGGCGTAAGCGGCTGCGGCAAGAGCTCCATCGGCGCGCTGCTGGCGCAGTCGCTGGGCGCGCGCTTTATCGAAGGCGACAGCTTCCACCTGCCCGCCAGCGTGGCGAAGATGACGGCCGGGATTCCGCTGGATGACGCGGACCGCATGCCCTGGCTGGAATTGCTGCAGCAGGAGATCCGCAAGGCGGCCGACGCGGGCGAAGGCCTGGTGCTGGCCTGCTCCTCGCTCAAGCGGCGCTACCGGGATGTGCTGCGCGCGGGCGCCCCTTCGCTGCGCTTCGCCCATCTCGCAGGCAGCCCGGAAGTCATCGCCGTGCGCATGAGCCAGCGCCCCGGCCACTTCATGCCCACCTCCCTGCTCGAGAGCCAGTTCGCCGTCCTCGAACCCCTGCAGCCGGACGAGGCGGGCCTGAGCCTGGACCTGCTCAAGGAACCCCAGGCGATCGTCGCCGACATCCTGAACGGGCGATAA
- a CDS encoding helix-turn-helix transcriptional regulator has product MSRTGRLFQLMDALRGNRRPVTAAVLAERLGVSERTIYRDIQALAELGAPVEGSAGVGYVLRTGFFLPPLMFDADELEALVLGARWVHQQGDETLTRAATSALAKIATATPKDLRDHMADTSLWVPVRVNGSSNEVFMRPAREAIRRQCKLRLGYSDEKGNQSERTVWPFALAFFEGRRVLAAWCELRDATRHFRVDRIVTAETLADRYPVPRHQLLRRWREEQSIHDDS; this is encoded by the coding sequence ATGAGCCGCACCGGCCGACTGTTTCAGCTGATGGATGCGCTGCGCGGCAACCGCCGTCCGGTCACCGCGGCTGTGCTGGCGGAGCGGCTGGGCGTGTCCGAACGCACCATCTACCGCGACATCCAGGCGCTGGCCGAACTGGGCGCGCCGGTGGAGGGCTCGGCGGGCGTGGGCTATGTGCTGCGCACCGGCTTCTTCCTGCCGCCGCTCATGTTCGATGCCGACGAACTGGAAGCCCTGGTACTGGGCGCGCGCTGGGTGCACCAGCAAGGCGACGAGACCCTCACGCGCGCCGCCACGTCCGCCCTCGCCAAGATCGCCACCGCCACGCCCAAGGACCTGCGCGACCACATGGCCGACACCAGCCTGTGGGTGCCGGTGCGCGTGAACGGAAGCAGCAACGAAGTGTTCATGCGGCCTGCGCGCGAAGCAATACGGCGGCAGTGCAAGCTGCGCCTGGGCTACAGCGACGAGAAGGGCAACCAGTCCGAGCGCACCGTTTGGCCTTTCGCCCTGGCCTTCTTCGAGGGCCGGCGCGTGCTCGCCGCGTGGTGCGAGCTGCGCGACGCCACGCGCCACTTCCGCGTCGACCGCATCGTCACCGCCGAGACACTTGCAGACCGCTACCCGGTGCCGCGCCACCAGCTGCTGCGCCGCTGGCGCGAAGAGCAAAGCATTCACGACGACTCCTGA
- a CDS encoding glutathione S-transferase family protein, translating into MHLYHHPLSSNSRRVMMTALHLGLKLDLTEINLGSPDDRRRLAEVNPNGKVPVLVHGDFVLWESCAIMQYMAELTPGQTACPQDPQAKADVNRWLFWASQHFATAIAVFTWENVWKKFVEGTGPDAAELARGSAELAPLAEVLDRHLAHREWLVGDTVTMADYAVAAPLMYTERASVPVTQYPNVQRWFARVQQLPVWQHTNPVW; encoded by the coding sequence ATGCACCTCTACCACCACCCGCTGTCGTCCAATTCCCGCCGCGTCATGATGACGGCCCTGCACCTCGGCCTGAAGCTCGACCTTACGGAGATCAACCTGGGAAGCCCGGACGACCGCCGCCGCCTGGCCGAAGTGAACCCCAACGGCAAGGTGCCGGTGCTGGTGCATGGCGACTTCGTGCTGTGGGAGTCCTGCGCCATCATGCAGTACATGGCCGAGCTGACGCCGGGCCAGACCGCCTGCCCGCAAGACCCTCAGGCCAAGGCGGACGTGAACCGCTGGCTGTTCTGGGCCAGCCAGCACTTCGCCACGGCGATTGCCGTCTTTACCTGGGAGAACGTATGGAAGAAGTTCGTGGAAGGCACGGGGCCTGACGCTGCCGAGCTGGCGCGGGGCAGCGCCGAACTGGCCCCGCTCGCCGAGGTACTGGACCGCCACCTGGCCCACCGCGAATGGCTGGTGGGCGATACGGTGACCATGGCCGATTACGCGGTGGCCGCGCCCCTGATGTACACCGAGCGCGCCAGCGTGCCGGTGACCCAGTATCCGAACGTGCAGCGCTGGTTCGCCAGGGTGCAGCAGCTGCCCGTCTGGCAGCACACCAACCCTGTCTGGTAA